One part of the Oncorhynchus clarkii lewisi isolate Uvic-CL-2024 chromosome 7, UVic_Ocla_1.0, whole genome shotgun sequence genome encodes these proteins:
- the LOC139413928 gene encoding uncharacterized protein, with the protein MLFEEEMYGKAMMCQWRVYSDRPACKDQQKDGQQARRGDNSKLSWSKNGRRQQGYRGKRGRVHGHHHHHPHHPSQFYKQNRPPRTMTSLRPVNIKGNRAPGMRAPRNTNQFLMHEKYQMMHMRSDSIGTDSGSDCETDFTDMDSYLGVLENARGALLDSPDLTTTAARFFPRQLAKCQQFPFFNLGDLYQEEQESNSMQYFPSDNDVMQSEDFMQKDFNDFCDTFSGTEPPIDM; encoded by the coding sequence ATGCTTTTCGAAGAAGAGATGTATGGGAAGGCCATGATGTGCCAGTGGCGGGTCTACAGTGACCGACCTGCCTGCAAAGACCAACAGAAGGATGGGCAGCAGGCAAGGAGAGGGGACAACAGCAAGCTTAGTTGGTCCAAGAACGGGAGGAGGCAGCAAGGGTAtcgggggaagagaggaagggtgcatggacatcatcatcatcatcctcaccaccCCAGCCAGTTCTACAAACAGAACCGACCACCTCGTACGATGACGTCACTGCGTCCTGTCAACATCAAAGGTAACAGAGCGCCAGGAATGAGAGCTCCGAGGAACACCAACCAATTCCTGATGCACGAAAAATACCAGATGATGCATATGCGTTCGGACTCCATCGGCACAGACAGTGGGTCTGACTGCGAAACTGATTTCACAGACATGGACTCGTATCTAGGCGTGCTAGAGAACGCAAGGGGCGCTCTCCTCGACAGTCCAGATCTCACAACAACGGCAGCACGGTTCTTCCCTCGACAACTGGCCAAGTGCCAGCAGTTCCCATTCTTCAATTTAGGGGATTTGTACCAAGAGGAGCAGGAGAGTAACAGTATGCAGTATTTCCCGTCAGATAACGACGTGATGCAGAGTGAAGATTTCATGCAGAAAGACTTCAATGACTTTTGTGACACATTCAGTGGGACCGAACCACCGATAGACATGTAA